The following proteins are co-located in the Imtechella halotolerans genome:
- a CDS encoding NAD(P)/FAD-dependent oxidoreductase, with amino-acid sequence MITTVVIGGSFAGMTAALEIKRKGKELHKVILIDKSPVFLFIPSLIWVPLGRREIKDISFKKDAILKKKGVDFVLAEALHVDPQSQIVYTDKGEFTYDNLVIATGPKVKYDVAPGVEEYTHYIGNPNGAMKTRKALEEFKRSPGPIVIGATQNAGCMGAAYEFLFNIEKWLREQKIRKKVDLYWITPEDYLGHFGIDGMPMGEAMLKSFMKMFNIHYRTQVGVEEAREDGVVLSSGEVIPSKFTMLMPPFIGVDFVTNSPDLRPTPTGYVPVGDDYRHIDYSNIWAAGIAVNVPLPFTPGKVPFSSPKTGYPSDETGKIVAENIIRVAKGEAKLKKKAWGRIPGLCVMDAGKKEVLLLSTSLFRPRTFAIMLPNIFYDINKVLLEKYFLWKTKRGLSYLP; translated from the coding sequence ATGATAACTACGGTAGTAATTGGTGGTAGTTTCGCTGGGATGACCGCCGCACTAGAAATAAAACGTAAAGGAAAGGAATTACACAAGGTAATACTTATCGATAAGTCACCCGTTTTTCTGTTTATTCCATCCCTAATATGGGTTCCACTTGGACGAAGAGAGATTAAAGATATTTCATTTAAGAAAGATGCTATTTTAAAAAAGAAAGGTGTTGATTTTGTCCTTGCAGAAGCCTTACATGTAGACCCTCAATCTCAAATAGTTTATACTGATAAAGGAGAGTTTACCTATGATAATTTAGTTATTGCTACTGGCCCTAAAGTTAAATATGATGTCGCGCCTGGAGTAGAGGAATATACTCATTACATTGGTAATCCTAATGGGGCTATGAAAACGCGTAAAGCATTGGAAGAGTTTAAAAGGAGTCCAGGGCCCATTGTTATTGGAGCAACACAAAATGCTGGATGTATGGGAGCCGCTTATGAATTTTTATTTAACATAGAAAAATGGCTCCGGGAGCAGAAAATACGCAAGAAGGTTGATCTTTATTGGATAACCCCTGAAGATTATTTGGGTCATTTTGGAATAGATGGAATGCCGATGGGAGAAGCTATGTTGAAATCATTTATGAAAATGTTTAATATTCATTACCGCACTCAGGTTGGGGTAGAAGAGGCCCGTGAAGACGGAGTAGTACTTTCTAGTGGGGAAGTTATTCCTTCTAAGTTTACAATGCTCATGCCTCCATTTATAGGTGTTGATTTTGTGACAAATTCACCAGATCTACGTCCAACACCAACTGGTTATGTACCTGTAGGAGATGATTATCGACATATAGATTATTCTAATATATGGGCAGCCGGAATAGCTGTAAATGTGCCTTTGCCATTTACCCCTGGAAAGGTTCCTTTTAGTAGTCCTAAAACAGGATATCCTTCAGACGAGACTGGGAAAATTGTAGCAGAAAACATAATACGTGTGGCTAAAGGCGAAGCAAAATTAAAAAAGAAAGCATGGGGTCGAATTCCAGGTCTCTGCGTTATGGATGCAGGTAAAAAGGAGGTTTTATTATTGTCTACTAGTTTGTTTAGGCCTCGGACTTTTGCCATCATGTTACCCAATATATTTTATGACATTAATAAGGTATTATTAGAAAAATACTTTTTGTGGAAGACCAAACGCGGGCTGTCCTATTTGCCATAA
- a CDS encoding dipeptidase yields METINAYIDQHKDRFINELIELLKLPSVSADSAFSQDVLNTAEAVKKALEEAGCDHVELCETPGYPIVYGEKIIDPSLPTVLVYGHYDVQPADPLELWTSPPFEPVIKVTDLHPEGAIFARGACDDKGQMYMHVKAMEYMTRTGNLPCNVKFMIEGEEEVGSSSLSWFVERNQEKLANDVILISDTGMIAKDVPSITTGLRGLSYVEVEVTGPNRDLHSGLYGGAVANPVNILAKMIAGLHDENNHITIPGFYDKVEELSTEERSQMAKAPFSIDTYKKALDIEDVYGEKGYTTNERNSIRPTLDVNGIWGGYIGEGAKTVIASKAYAKISMRLVPNQDWKEITELFAKHFTSLAPKGVKVVVKPHHGGQGYVTPIDSIGYQAASKAYETTFGKSPIPQRSGGSIPIVALFEKELKSKTILMGFGLDSDAIHSPNEHFGVFNYLKGIETIPWFYKHFTELSK; encoded by the coding sequence ATGGAAACAATCAATGCTTACATCGATCAGCATAAAGATCGATTTATCAACGAACTCATTGAACTTCTTAAATTACCATCAGTAAGTGCTGATTCTGCATTTTCTCAAGATGTACTAAATACAGCAGAAGCTGTTAAAAAAGCTTTGGAAGAAGCTGGTTGCGATCACGTAGAACTATGTGAAACTCCGGGGTACCCAATAGTTTATGGTGAAAAAATAATCGACCCTTCATTACCTACTGTTCTTGTATATGGTCATTATGATGTTCAACCAGCGGACCCTTTGGAATTATGGACATCACCACCGTTTGAGCCTGTTATTAAAGTAACTGATTTGCATCCAGAAGGAGCAATATTTGCTCGTGGTGCATGTGATGATAAAGGACAAATGTATATGCATGTAAAAGCCATGGAGTACATGACTCGCACTGGCAATTTACCCTGTAACGTCAAGTTCATGATTGAAGGAGAAGAGGAAGTGGGGTCGAGTAGCCTTAGTTGGTTTGTAGAAAGAAATCAAGAAAAACTAGCAAATGATGTCATTCTTATTTCAGATACTGGAATGATTGCAAAGGATGTGCCCTCCATAACCACTGGGTTACGAGGCTTAAGTTACGTAGAAGTAGAGGTCACAGGGCCAAATAGAGATTTACACAGTGGCCTTTATGGCGGTGCTGTAGCCAATCCCGTAAATATCCTAGCCAAAATGATTGCAGGATTACATGATGAAAATAACCACATAACTATTCCAGGATTTTACGATAAAGTTGAGGAGCTTTCTACTGAAGAACGCTCACAAATGGCCAAAGCACCTTTCTCTATTGATACCTACAAAAAAGCACTAGACATTGAGGATGTTTATGGAGAAAAAGGATACACCACTAATGAAAGGAACTCCATTCGTCCAACATTAGATGTAAATGGTATTTGGGGTGGCTATATCGGAGAAGGAGCAAAGACTGTTATAGCTAGTAAGGCCTATGCAAAAATCTCGATGCGTCTAGTTCCTAATCAAGATTGGAAAGAAATCACCGAACTATTTGCCAAGCATTTTACAAGCTTAGCACCTAAAGGAGTAAAGGTTGTGGTAAAACCTCACCATGGTGGCCAAGGATATGTAACACCTATAGATAGTATTGGTTATCAAGCGGCATCTAAAGCATATGAAACCACTTTTGGCAAATCACCTATTCCTCAAAGAAGCGGAGGAAGTATCCCAATTGTGGCTTTATTTGAAAAAGAACTAAAAAGCAAAACTATTTTGATGGGCTTTGGCTTAGATAGTGATGCGATTCACTCACCAAATGAACACTTCGGTGTTTTTAATTATTTAAAAGGAATTGAAACCATCCCATGGTTTTATAAACACTTTACAGAATTATCCAAATAA